In one Bombus fervidus isolate BK054 chromosome 16, iyBomFerv1, whole genome shotgun sequence genomic region, the following are encoded:
- the Dap160 gene encoding dynamin associated protein 160 isoform X2: protein MATPQTPGMDPWVIQPRERARYREQFDSLKPINGVVTGEQAKEFLLKSQLPPVILGQIWALSDTDADGKMDINEFSIACKLINLKLRGFEIPKALPSALIQSLKSLSASDSNVTNLTNGAANILPQNNVASLVNLSAPPQVPVQPLISGMPMTGSVPRPLIGPPPVNGPLPGHSIRPVSPMTLPASRQSRQNVAATTHATTHTASKPPARPAPPSVGIVPSTSTTTTTTTTPSGGPSQRPTPPSNIGANFSPATSGPPPKPAPPSFPNSPVATGISPVKIPPVSATAIVPPVVQSVQPMTTSTMDLLDLEFSGMSAAAPIAPLNTTPTPMAAFGMAQAMPMQPLSCTSMIAGGSTMVPSIAPMSTGTGVVSTPPVVGLPLVSATTASTLVNGVIAQTPVSTSTPLSTTARPPSIDRVGSVDSQHSQHSVGSPQSVEWAVPHQTKLKYTQLFNTWDRARSGFLSGPQARNIMVQSQLPQQVLAQIWALADMDSDGRLSCDEFVLAMHLCDIAKLGEKIPTTLPIELIPPAFRRQRQSSLTLSQTGTENVDPSAGMPQTSFEDKRKENFEKGQAELERRRKALLEIQRKEQEERERKEREEAEKQEKIRLEQERRRQAEIEKQMQRQKEIEQEKEEQRKRAQEQREAARKEMERQRQLEWEKQKSQELQTQRQKEQDVLLKLKAKNQTLTIELGTLNDKVKELSQKICDTRVGVSGVKTTIDGMRSTRDAQLQEMAALKNKLREQNQRLLALSQEKARIEAKNKLNTAMESAGQEAIKMAFDNKQITLKQMKDKIADLQQQIDAKMADIENNNGQLQDIKTQLETLVADCKNLYLTFEDKKLKVLELRASGGTGAGTDYTTSAWGDSGWNDTSAAVNDSAWPVNDTTTTNAVEETTPGVMKYRALYEFVARNQDEISFQPGDIILVPPVQNAEPGWMAGEIRGHTGWFPESYVEPIDVGSSNDNAFVQQDSVEKRTGIAEVPENVSDAGSLGDEPPPVEPIIPTLGLGVVCDIQVTTLYHYRPTIEQHLPFEKGDIIKVDEQQGDWWYGTSGNGAKGWFPKSYVKEISANQTAVVEGLNEYYVALYLYDSAEVGDLTFNQGEVILVTKKEGDWWTGTTGDRSGIFPANYVEKCDAPDQGASITTNVSETTAITETTEDTTTSNHETATSIAQATLQAEKTAEQLEDERQAAEDRAELPDFSAMAAQQVINIGRKPEIVQVIAPYQATSSEQLDLQKGQLIMIRKKTDSGWWEGELQARGKKRQIGWFPASYVKPLTSSSNRSTPVSHGYQDSPTDPNVERVMALYPYQAQNEDELSFEKGDVITVLAKDEAAWWKGELNGMSGVFPSNYVSSMSNEMTTNLLVAGLDSMERKRQEYIKELITTEQAYIEDMRLVHEVFEKPLIESLVLTVDEVDKIFVNWRDIIACNDNFLRTLRIRRDNSEGGIVRMIGDILCENIPRMSAYIRFCSCQISAAVYLQRLTETMPEFVKVAQICQQDLRTKGMPLSSFLIKPMQRITKYPLIIGKILEHTPVDHPDRQYLQEALAKAEEFCTQVNEGVREKENSDRLEWLQTHVACDGLEEQLIFNSLTNSLGPRKLLHFGILHKAKSGKELVGFLTNDFLLFAQPVLSRKSLSSGQQFSFERNEHQKFKMYRKPIFLNELSFLGDLEMNGNISLGSCEGSENSTKILRLKDQKKPIILLAPSPSECSLWIRRITEARKKFMENEKTRLQRQRSKQAQFGACGRILVTVLEGFNLKTIPVRRRPPQGRLRLVIVEAEDLIMLKKGKCNTFCKVSMGSQEERTGVISGTDCPLWDTSMQFQVKDLLEDTLCITVFDKGYYSPDEFLGRAEIRVADIMRDSRDSCGPIQKRIQLHEVEKGIVVLKLDLRLFGNR, encoded by the exons ATGGCCACCCCTCAAACTCCGG GTATGGATCCTTGGGTAATCCAACCCAGAGAACGTGCAAGATATAGAGAGCAGTTTGATTCTTTAAAACCAATCAATGGAGTTGTTACTGGAGAGCAAGCAAAAGAATTTTTACTTAAATCACAGCTTCCACCTGTCATCCTTGGACAAATATg GGCTTTATCAGATACAGATGCAGATGGAAAAATGGACATAAATGAATTTAGTATTgcatgtaaattaattaatttaaagttaCGTGGTTTTGAAATTCCTAAAGCCTTACCTTCAGCTTTAATACAGAGTTTGAAGTCACTTTCTGCCA GTGATAGTAATGTTACGAACTTAACAAATGGAGCTGCTAATATTCTACCACAGAATAATGTTGCTTCattagtaaatttatctgcCCCACCACAAGTTCCGGTACAGCCTTTAATTAGTGGGATGCCTATGACTGGATCTGTTCCACGTCCGCTTATAGGACCACCACCTGTAAATGGACCATTACCAGGACATTCTATTAGGCCTGTTTCACCAATGACCTTACCAG CATCACGACAAAGTAGACAGAATGTGGCTGCCACTACACATGCCACAACTCACACAGCGTCAAAGCCACCTGCTCGACCTGCaccaccctctgtgg gaatcgtGCCTTCTACAAGTACTACCACTACCACTACCACCACTCCTAGTGGTGGTCCTTCTCAAAGACCTACACCACCCTCAAATATTG gGGCAAATTTTTCACCTGCTACTAGTGGTCCACCACCAAAGCCAGCACCGCCTTCATTTCCTAATAGCCCTGTCGCTACTGGGATTTCACCAGTCAAAATTCCACCTGTTTCTGCCACAGCTATTGTTCCTCCTGTTGTTCAATCTGTACAACCAATGACTACATCTACCATGG ATTTACTTGATCTTGAGTTTTCAG GGATGTCTGCAGCAGCACCAATTGCACCTTTAAATACAACTCCAACACCAATGGCTGCTTTTGGTATGGCACAAGCAATGCCTATGCAACCATTATCTTGTACTAGTATGATTGCAGGTGGTTCTACTATGGTACCATCTATTGCACCAATGTCCACtg GAACTGGTGTAGTATCGACTCCTCCAGTTGTAGGTTTACCTCTAGTATCAGCAACCACAGCAAGTACGTTAGTGAATGGTGTAATTGCTCAAACACCAGTATCCACAAGTACACCATTAAGCACAACTGCACGTCCACCAAGTATAGATAGGGTGGGTTCGGTTGATTCACAACATAGTCAGCATTCAGTAGGTTCTCCACAATCTGTGGAATGGGCTGTACCTCAtcaaacaaaattgaaatatactcaattatttaatacctGGGACAGGGCGCGATCTGGATTTCTATCTGGCCCTCAGGCCAGAAATATAATGGTGCAGTCACAATTACCTCAACAAGTGTTGGCACAGATATG GGCGTTAGCGGACATGGATTCGGATGGTCGTTTGAGTTGCGACGAATTTGTATTAGCAATGCATTTATGTGATATAGCTAAGCTTGGTGAAAAGATACCTACCACATTACCAATTGAACTTATACCACCTGCATTCAGACGTCAACGACAAAGTAGCTTAACACTTTCACAAACTGGAACGGAAAACGTAGATCCATCGGCTGGTATGCCGCAA ACCTCTTTTGAAGACAAAcgtaaagaaaattttgagaaaGGACAAGCGGAGCTAGAACGTAGACGCAAGGCTTTATTAGAAATTCAACGTAAAGAACAAGAAGAACGTGaacgaaaagaaagggaagaggCTGAGAAACAAGAGAAAATTAG aTTAGAACAAGAAAGACGAAGACAAGCAGAGATTGAGAAACAAATGCAAAGGCAGAAAGAGATTGAacaggaaaaggaagaacaaCGAAAACGAGCTCAAGAACAAAGAGAAGCAGCAAGAAA AGAGATGGAAAGACAACGACAATTAGAATGGGAAAAACAGAAATCACAAGAGCTTCAGACTCAGAGGCAAAAAGAACAAGATGTCTTACTAAAATTGAAAGCAAAAAATCAAACATTAACTATCGAATTAGGAACACTT AACGATAAAGTGAAAGAACTATCTCAAAAAATCTGTGACACTCGAGTTGGTGTATCTGGAGTAAAAACGACGATTGATGGAATGCGATCGACACGTGATGCACAGTTACAAGAGATGGCTGCCTTAAAGAATAAACTTCGAGAACAAAACCAAAGATTACTAGCCTTGAGTCAAGAGAAAGCTCGAATCGAAGCAAAGAATAAGCTAAATACAGCTATGGAGTCGGCGGGCCAAGAAGCAATCAAAATGGCATTCGATAATAAGCAAATTACCCTGAAACAAATGAAGGATAAAATTGCTGATTTACAACAGCAG attGATGCTAAAATGGCTgacatagaaaataataatggcCAGcttcaagatattaaaacgCAACTGGAAACTTTAGTGGCTGACTGTAAGAATCTTTACTTAACTttcgaagataaaaaattaaaagttttagAACTCAGAGCAAGTGGTGGTACTGGAGCTGGTACCGATTATACAACATCTGCTTGGGGTGATAGTGGTTGGAATGATACTTCAGCGGCAGTTAACGATTCTGCATGGCCTGTTAATGATACCACCACAACTAATGCAGTGGAAGAAACTACTCCAGGGGTTATGAAATATAGAGCTTTATACGAATTTGTAGCTAGAAATCAagatgaaatatcgtttcaacCTGGTGATATTATCTtg GTACCACCTGTTCAAAACGCAGAACCAGGATGGATGGCTGGCGAAATTCGTGGTCATACTGGTTGGTTCCCGGAATCTTATGTAGAACCAATAGATGTTGGCAGCTCAAATGATAATGCTTTCGTACAACAAGACAGTGTGGAGAAGAGAAC aGGGATTGCTGAAGTTCCTGAGAATGTATCTGATGCCGGATCACTCGGCGATGAGCCTCCTCCTGTTGAACCTATCATACCTACTCTTGGATTAGGTGTAGTTTGTGATATACAAGTAACCACTTTGTATCACTATCGTCCTACGATAGAGCAACATCTTCCCTTTGAGAAAGGAGATATTATTAAAGTAGATGAACAACAG GGGGATTGGTGGTATGGTACATCTGGTAATGGAGCTAAGGGTTGGTTCCCTAAATCGTATGTCAAGGAAATTTCTGCTAATCAAACTGCAGTAGTTGAAGGACTCAATGAATACTACGTAGCCTTATATCTATATGATTCCGCCGAGGTTGGAGACTTAACTTTCAACCAAGGAGAAGTTATATTAGTCACTAAAAAGGAAGGTGATTGGTGGACAGGCACTACAGGAGATAGGAGTGGAATTTTTCCTGCCAATTATGTAGAAAAATGCGATGCTCCAGATCAG GGTGCCTCTATAACTACTAACGTATCTGAAACAACTGCGATTACTGAAACAACTGAGGACACAACCACAAGTAATCATGAAACAGCTACTTCAATTGCTCAGGCAACATTG CAAGCAGAGAAAACTGCTGAGCAACTCGAAGATGAAAGACAAGCCGCGGAAGATAGAGCAGAATTGCCAGATTTTTCCGCAATGGCTGCGCAGCAGGTAATTAATAT AGGAAGGAAACCTGAAATTGTACAAGTTATTGCACCTTATCAAGCCACTAGTTCTGAGCAGTTAGATTTACAAAAGGGACAATTAATAATGATTCGTAAGAAGACAGATAGTGGCTGGTGGGAAGGAGAATTACAG GCACGTGGTAAAAAAAGACAAATTGGTTGGTTCCCAGCTTCTTATGTTAAACCTTTAACCAGTAGTAGCAATCGAAGTACACCTGTTTCTCATGGATATCAAGACTCTCCTACAGATCCAAATGTTG AACGCGTTATGGCATTGTACCCGTATCAGGCTCAAAATGAGGATGAATTAAGTTTCGAGAAAGGCGACGTTATAACCGTACTTGCGAAGGATGAAGCAGCATGGTGGAAAGGCGAATTAAACGGAATGTCTGGCGTTTTCCCTAGTAATTATGTATCTTCTATGT CTAATGAGATGACAACTAACTTACTAGTGGCTGGATTGGATTCTATGGAAAGAAAACGACAAGAATACATAAAAGAACTTATCACAACTGAACAAGCATATATAGAAGACATGAGACTTGTTCACGAg GTTTTTGAGAAACCTCTCATTGAAAGTTTAGTTTTAACCGTGGATGaagtagataaaatatttgttaattggAGAGATATTATTGCGTGTAACGATAATTTCTTAAG aacATTACGGATACGACGAGATAATAGCGAAGGAGGGATTGTAAGAATGATTGGAGACATTCTatgtgaaaat ATACCTAGAATGTCAGCATATATAAGATTCTGCAGTTGTCAAATATCCGCTGCTGTTTATCTTCAGAGATTGACTGAAACTATGCCAGAATTTGTCAAAGTTGCTCAAATCTGTCAGCAAGATCTACGTACAAAAGGAATGCCTTTGAGCTCTTTCCTTATAAAACCAATGCAAAGGATAACAAAATATCCTCTTATTATTGGCAAA attttagaGCACACACCAGTTGACCATCCTGATAGGCAATATCTCCAAGAAGCATTGGCTAAAGCCGAAGAATTTTGTACTcag GTAAACGAGGGagttagagaaaaagaaaatagtgaTAGATTAGAATGGTTGCAAACACATGTGGCATGCGATGGTCTTGAAGAACAACTTATCTTTAATTCTTTAACCAATTCTTTAGGTCCACGAAAACTTCTTCATTTTGGTATACTTCATAAG GCAAAAAGTGGAAAAGAACTTGTTGGATTTCTCACAAACGACTTCTTACTGTTTGCTCAACCAGTACTCAGCAGAAAGTCTTTATCCAGTGGACAACAGTTTTCATTTGAGAGAAACGAACATCAAAAATTCAAGATGTATAGAAAG ccaatatttttaaacgaattatcTTTTCTGGGTGATTTAGAGATGAATGGTAATATTAGTTTAGGTTCCTGTGAAGGTTCAGAAAATTCAACGAAAATATTGAGACTAAAAGATCAAAAAAAgccaataatattattagcaCCGTCTCCAAGTGAATGTTCACTATGGATCAGAAGAATTACAGAagcaagaaagaaatttatggaaaacgaaaaaacacgtttgcaaAGACAAAGATCAA AGCAGGCGCAATTTGGAGCGTGTGGCAGAATTCTTGTTACAGTGCTTGAAGGTTTCAATTTAAAGACAATACCTG TTCGCAGAAGACCACCCCAGGGTAGACTTCGATTAGTAATTGTGGAAGCTGAAGATTTAATTATGTTGAAAAAAG GAAAGTGCAATACATTTTGTAAAGTGAGTATGGGCTCACAAGAAGAGAGAACGGGTGTCATATCAGGAACTGATTGCCCTTTATGGGATACATCAATGCAATTTCAAGTAAAGGATTTACTTGAGGATACTTTATGTATCACGGTCTTCGATAAAGGCTATTATAGTCCAGAtg AATTCCTCGGCCGAGCAGAAATAAGAGTTGCTGACATAATGAGAGATAGTAGAGATTCGTGTGGGCCAATACAGAAACGTATTCAGTTACATGAAGTCGAAAAAGGCATCGTTGTGTTGAAGTTGGATTTACGACTCTTTGGTAATCGATAA